One part of the Brevundimonas subvibrioides ATCC 15264 genome encodes these proteins:
- a CDS encoding aspartate-semialdehyde dehydrogenase: MGYSVAIVGATGNVGREMLTILEELEFPVDEMHAVASRKSKGMDVAWGDKTIKCQDIDSFDFSKVDIVLMSAGGDVSRAWSEKIGKLGPMVIDNSSAFRKDPDVPLIVPEVNPDAIKLATKKNIIANPNCSTAQLVVALKPLHDAAKARRVVVSTYQSVSGAGKEGMDELWNQTKAIYGLGDAKPKKFPKQIAFNVIPFIGSFNEDGYTDEEQKMWDETHKMLDPAIKLTVTCVRVPVFVGHSEAVTVEFEKPISPDEARAILREAPGIQVIDKQEHDGYITPVDAAGEHAVYVSRIRKDHTVENGLVFWVVSDNLRKGAALNAVQIAQLLDETGTIKPKSGYRTLTV, translated from the coding sequence ATGGGCTATTCCGTTGCGATCGTGGGCGCCACCGGCAATGTCGGGCGCGAGATGCTGACCATCCTCGAGGAACTGGAGTTCCCGGTGGACGAGATGCACGCGGTCGCCTCGCGAAAATCCAAGGGCATGGACGTCGCCTGGGGCGACAAGACCATCAAATGCCAGGACATCGACAGCTTCGATTTCTCGAAGGTCGACATCGTCCTGATGTCGGCGGGCGGCGACGTCTCGCGCGCCTGGTCCGAGAAGATCGGCAAGCTGGGCCCGATGGTGATCGACAACTCGTCGGCCTTCCGCAAGGACCCCGACGTGCCGCTGATCGTGCCCGAGGTGAACCCGGACGCCATCAAGCTGGCGACGAAGAAGAACATCATCGCCAACCCCAACTGCTCGACGGCCCAGCTGGTCGTGGCGCTGAAGCCCCTGCATGACGCGGCGAAGGCCAGGCGGGTTGTCGTCTCGACCTACCAATCCGTGTCGGGCGCCGGCAAGGAAGGCATGGACGAGCTGTGGAACCAGACCAAGGCCATCTACGGCCTCGGCGACGCCAAGCCGAAGAAGTTCCCCAAGCAGATCGCCTTCAACGTCATCCCCTTCATCGGGTCGTTCAACGAGGACGGCTACACCGACGAAGAGCAGAAGATGTGGGACGAGACCCACAAGATGCTGGACCCCGCCATCAAGCTGACGGTCACCTGCGTCCGCGTGCCGGTCTTCGTCGGCCACTCCGAGGCCGTGACGGTCGAGTTCGAAAAGCCGATCAGCCCGGACGAGGCGCGAGCCATCCTGCGCGAGGCCCCCGGCATCCAGGTGATCGATAAGCAGGAGCACGACGGCTACATCACGCCCGTCGACGCCGCCGGCGAGCACGCCGTCTATGTCAGCCGCATCCGCAAGGACCACACCGTCGAGAACGGCTTGGTGTTCTGGGTCGTGTCCGACAACCTCAGGAAGGGCGCGGCCCTGAACGCGGTCCAGATCGCCCAGCTGCTGGACGAGACGGGCACGATCAAGCCGAAGAGCGGGTACCGCACCCTGACGGTCTAG
- the rarD gene encoding EamA family transporter RarD — MAPPTPVPPPTRAAFLSALGCYVMWGFLPLLFMVQAALGFSAPEILSHRALWSVLFAGGLVLLAGHSGQVRAVLGQPRTLAWLALATVLIAVNWGLYVWATTHHATLEASLGYYINPLLNMIVGLWLFREKIDRWGWAAIGLAAVGVLFQALALGRPPWISIALALSFGAYGVIKKRIPVEAQAGLFIECLFLLPFGLVFVAWLQMHGLGHAFASPVAFGWALLNGPATVLPLALFAYAARRMPLSTMGFIQFLAPTLQFCVGLATGEAFTPLRAVSFVFIWLGAGVFAAAALFRARAARRALADSALQV; from the coding sequence GTGGCCCCGCCGACCCCCGTGCCGCCCCCGACGCGGGCCGCGTTCCTGTCGGCGCTGGGCTGCTATGTCATGTGGGGGTTTCTGCCCCTGCTGTTCATGGTTCAGGCGGCGCTGGGATTCTCCGCGCCCGAGATCCTGTCGCACCGCGCCCTGTGGTCGGTGCTGTTCGCCGGCGGTCTGGTCCTTCTGGCCGGTCATTCCGGTCAGGTCCGCGCGGTCCTGGGCCAGCCCCGGACCCTGGCGTGGCTGGCGCTGGCGACGGTCCTGATCGCCGTCAACTGGGGCCTCTACGTCTGGGCCACGACCCACCATGCGACGCTCGAGGCCAGCCTCGGCTACTACATCAATCCGCTGCTCAACATGATCGTGGGGCTGTGGCTGTTCCGCGAGAAGATCGACCGGTGGGGCTGGGCCGCCATCGGGCTGGCGGCCGTCGGCGTCCTGTTCCAGGCCCTGGCCCTCGGCCGGCCCCCCTGGATTTCCATCGCCCTGGCGCTCAGCTTCGGGGCTTACGGCGTCATCAAGAAGCGGATCCCGGTCGAGGCCCAGGCCGGCCTGTTCATCGAATGCCTGTTCCTCCTGCCGTTCGGGCTGGTGTTCGTCGCCTGGCTCCAGATGCATGGCCTCGGCCATGCCTTCGCCAGCCCGGTGGCCTTCGGCTGGGCCCTGCTGAACGGGCCGGCGACGGTCCTGCCTCTGGCCCTGTTCGCCTACGCCGCACGGCGCATGCCGCTGTCCACCATGGGTTTCATCCAGTTCCTGGCCCCGACGCTCCAGTTCTGCGTCGGTCTGGCGACCGGCGAGGCGTTCACGCCGCTCCGCGCGGTGTCGTTCGTCTTCATCTGGCTGGGCGCGGGTGTGTTCGCGGCGGCGGCCCTCTTCCGGGCACGGGCGGCGCGGCGGGCCTTGGCGGACAGCGCGCTGCAGGTCTAG
- a CDS encoding MFS transporter, whose translation MAAEPSSLSAGRKRWILAATVLGSALTFIDGSALGVALPAIQRDLGAGPAAAQWISNAYLLTLGALVLIGGAAGDRFGRKRVFLIGVVVFALASIACGLAPTASLLIAGRALQGIGAALLTPGALALIGANFPERERGAAFGTWAGAGALFGMVGPLVGGWLADHADWRFIFWINVPLAALTVVVALKAVPESRDEQATGLDWPGAVLGISGLGALIWGLTAGPDLGWAHPGVLSGLGGGLLLLIAFLWAEAKEAHPMMPLTLFRSRVFSGINALTLLLYFALSGAMFFLPFELIRVHGWSATGAGSAMLPFAVVMGLFSGVAGRLADRFGAKLSLSVGPMLAGVGLALLALMSPDAGYVTGPLTGMTVLAIGMTLAVGPLTAAVMGAVEPGHTGVASGVNNAVARIAGLLAIALLGVLLSAVFVAGVDSPDARAQLGAVMAGGEAGVSARAVDAFHGAYRAVMLACAACAVAAGVIGLLTAPGRVQSAA comes from the coding sequence ATGGCCGCTGAACCTTCTTCCCTGTCGGCCGGCCGGAAGCGCTGGATCCTCGCCGCCACCGTCTTGGGCTCGGCCCTGACCTTCATCGACGGATCGGCGCTCGGCGTCGCCCTTCCCGCGATCCAGCGCGACCTCGGGGCCGGTCCGGCGGCGGCCCAGTGGATTTCCAACGCCTATCTGCTGACGCTCGGGGCCCTGGTCCTGATCGGCGGGGCCGCCGGAGACCGGTTCGGGCGCAAACGCGTGTTCCTGATCGGCGTGGTCGTCTTCGCCCTGGCCTCGATCGCCTGTGGCCTGGCCCCCACGGCCTCGCTGCTGATCGCCGGACGGGCGTTGCAGGGCATCGGCGCGGCGCTGCTGACGCCCGGGGCGCTGGCCCTGATCGGAGCCAATTTTCCGGAGCGGGAACGGGGCGCCGCCTTCGGGACCTGGGCCGGCGCGGGGGCCCTGTTCGGCATGGTCGGGCCTCTGGTCGGCGGCTGGCTCGCGGATCACGCCGACTGGCGATTCATCTTCTGGATCAATGTGCCCCTCGCGGCCCTGACGGTGGTCGTGGCCCTGAAAGCTGTGCCGGAGAGCCGGGATGAGCAGGCCACAGGGCTGGACTGGCCGGGCGCGGTGCTGGGGATCAGTGGTCTCGGCGCCCTGATCTGGGGTCTGACGGCGGGTCCCGATCTGGGCTGGGCCCATCCCGGCGTGCTGTCCGGACTGGGCGGCGGACTGCTGCTCCTCATCGCCTTCCTGTGGGCCGAGGCGAAGGAAGCGCATCCGATGATGCCCCTGACGCTGTTCCGGTCGCGCGTGTTCAGCGGGATCAACGCCCTGACCCTGCTGCTCTATTTCGCCCTGAGCGGGGCCATGTTCTTCCTCCCGTTCGAACTGATCCGCGTCCACGGCTGGAGCGCGACCGGGGCGGGGTCGGCCATGCTGCCCTTCGCGGTGGTCATGGGGTTGTTCTCGGGTGTGGCGGGAAGGCTCGCCGACCGGTTCGGGGCGAAACTGTCCCTCAGCGTCGGGCCGATGCTGGCGGGCGTCGGCCTCGCCCTGCTGGCCCTGATGTCGCCGGACGCCGGCTATGTTACCGGGCCTCTGACGGGGATGACCGTGCTGGCGATCGGCATGACCCTGGCCGTGGGACCGCTGACGGCGGCGGTCATGGGGGCGGTGGAGCCGGGCCACACCGGCGTGGCGTCGGGCGTCAACAACGCCGTGGCGAGGATCGCGGGCCTTCTGGCCATCGCCCTTCTGGGCGTCCTGCTGTCCGCCGTCTTCGTGGCGGGCGTCGATTCGCCGGATGCGCGGGCCCAGCTGGGAGCGGTCATGGCGGGCGGAGAGGCGGGCGTGTCCGCCCGCGCCGTGGACGCCTTTCACGGGGCCTATCGGGCGGTGATGCTGGCCTGCGCCGCCTGCGCGGTCGCCGCCGGGGTGATCGGGCTTCTGACCGCGCCCGGCCGGGTTCAGAGCGCCGCGTAA
- a CDS encoding serine hydrolase domain-containing protein yields MTLTAPEISGLCPPRFDAVKDAFARNFTDAPEGLNEQAARFSVVVAGETVVDLWAGSADPRQQTPFTDRTLVPVFSTGKAVMALLMASAVQRGKLAYEEKVASLWPAFGAGGKDTVTVAQMLSHQDGLPGFSEPVDPAIWFDQRAVLDRLAAQAPMWPPGSASGYHPVTVGYLANEVHRLADGRSLGQALREDFAGPFGLDLWIGLPESEHDRVAVLRKPSAAASLGPVDAIKTAAFLDKGSAPGGRGSAEWRTIEIPSANLHGTALDLARIMGLVANGGGLDGRTVLSPDVLAQATKERIHGQDLVLPYVISWAAGLMRNAGLDIFGSNPDALGHCGWGGSCAFADPSARLSAAYVMTRQSPHLIGDPRAQRLIDALYAAL; encoded by the coding sequence ATGACCCTGACCGCCCCCGAGATCTCCGGCCTGTGCCCGCCCCGCTTCGACGCCGTGAAGGACGCCTTCGCGCGGAACTTCACCGACGCGCCCGAGGGCCTGAACGAACAGGCGGCGCGGTTCTCGGTCGTCGTCGCGGGCGAGACGGTCGTCGACCTGTGGGCGGGTTCCGCCGACCCGCGCCAGCAGACGCCCTTCACCGACCGGACCCTGGTCCCCGTCTTCTCGACCGGCAAGGCGGTCATGGCCCTGCTGATGGCCTCGGCCGTCCAGCGCGGCAAGCTGGCCTATGAGGAGAAGGTCGCCAGCCTGTGGCCGGCCTTCGGGGCCGGCGGCAAGGACACGGTCACCGTCGCCCAGATGCTGTCGCACCAGGACGGCCTGCCCGGCTTTTCCGAACCCGTGGATCCCGCCATCTGGTTCGACCAGAGGGCGGTGCTGGACCGGCTGGCGGCCCAGGCCCCGATGTGGCCGCCGGGAAGCGCCTCGGGCTATCACCCCGTCACGGTCGGCTATCTGGCCAATGAGGTCCACCGCCTGGCGGACGGCCGCTCGCTCGGCCAGGCCCTGCGCGAGGACTTCGCCGGGCCCTTCGGTCTCGACCTGTGGATCGGCCTGCCCGAAAGCGAGCACGACCGGGTGGCCGTCCTGCGCAAGCCGTCGGCCGCCGCCAGCCTGGGCCCCGTCGACGCCATCAAGACCGCCGCCTTCCTCGACAAGGGGTCGGCCCCCGGCGGGCGCGGCTCGGCCGAGTGGCGCACGATCGAGATCCCCTCGGCCAACCTGCACGGCACGGCGCTGGATCTCGCCCGGATCATGGGCCTCGTGGCCAATGGCGGTGGGCTCGACGGCAGGACGGTGCTGTCGCCCGACGTTCTGGCCCAGGCGACGAAGGAACGGATCCACGGTCAGGATCTGGTGCTGCCCTATGTCATCAGCTGGGCGGCGGGCCTGATGCGCAATGCGGGCCTGGACATCTTCGGGTCGAACCCGGACGCCCTGGGCCACTGCGGATGGGGCGGCAGCTGCGCCTTCGCCGACCCGTCGGCCCGGCTGTCGGCCGCTTATGTGATGACCCGACAGTCCCCGCACCTGATCGGCGACCCCCGGGCGCAACGGTTGATCGACGCGCTTTACGCGGCGCTCTGA
- a CDS encoding NAD(P)/FAD-dependent oxidoreductase: MTEHPEPAVHVIGAGPAGLMAAETLARAGARVVVHDRMPSVGRKFLMAGRGGLNLTHTEDQPAFLARYGPAESAVAAWLDAFSPDDLIAWAHGLEQPTFVGSSGRVFPRAMKASPLLRAWLGRLAGLGVEIRTRSRWTGWRGEALVFETPEGERIEHPAATVMATGGASWPRLGSDGAWVPLLESEGVAVAPLVPANAGFDVAWSEVVADRFAGAVLKPVTLTFGGRSIRGEVVLTRYGIEGGPVYGLSSALRAALAADGGALVTLDLRPDLTEAALAERLARPRGKDSMTNHLRKAGGLSAAAIGVLREIGDIPPGFDKLAKRIKAVRLKLTGIQGLDRAISTAGGVRLEGLDPSLMTVARPGVFVAGEMIDWEAPTGGYLLQASLASGVVAAEGALRWRASQTPDMSPA; this comes from the coding sequence ATGACCGAACACCCTGAACCCGCCGTCCACGTCATCGGAGCCGGTCCCGCCGGGCTGATGGCCGCCGAGACCCTGGCCCGCGCCGGCGCGCGCGTCGTCGTCCACGACCGGATGCCGTCGGTGGGGCGCAAATTCCTGATGGCCGGGCGCGGCGGGCTGAACCTGACCCATACCGAGGACCAGCCGGCGTTCCTCGCCCGCTACGGGCCGGCGGAGAGCGCCGTCGCCGCCTGGCTCGACGCCTTCTCGCCCGACGATCTGATCGCCTGGGCGCACGGGCTGGAGCAGCCGACCTTCGTCGGGTCCAGCGGGCGGGTGTTTCCGCGCGCCATGAAGGCCTCGCCCCTGCTGCGGGCCTGGCTGGGGCGGCTGGCCGGCCTGGGGGTCGAGATCCGCACCCGCTCGCGCTGGACCGGCTGGCGCGGCGAGGCCCTGGTGTTCGAGACGCCGGAGGGCGAACGGATCGAGCACCCGGCCGCCACCGTCATGGCCACGGGCGGGGCCAGCTGGCCGAGGCTGGGATCCGACGGGGCCTGGGTGCCGCTGCTCGAGAGCGAGGGCGTCGCGGTGGCGCCGCTGGTGCCCGCCAACGCCGGCTTCGACGTGGCCTGGTCCGAGGTGGTCGCCGACCGGTTCGCCGGGGCGGTGCTGAAGCCCGTCACCCTGACGTTCGGCGGCCGGTCGATCCGGGGCGAGGTCGTGCTGACCCGCTACGGGATCGAGGGCGGGCCGGTCTATGGCCTGTCGTCGGCCCTGCGGGCGGCGCTCGCGGCGGACGGCGGGGCCCTGGTGACGCTAGACCTGCGGCCCGACCTGACCGAGGCGGCGCTGGCCGAACGTCTGGCCCGGCCGCGCGGCAAGGACAGCATGACCAACCACCTGCGCAAGGCCGGCGGCCTGTCGGCGGCCGCAATCGGCGTGCTGCGCGAGATCGGCGACATCCCGCCGGGGTTCGACAAGCTGGCCAAGCGGATCAAGGCGGTGCGGCTGAAGCTGACCGGCATCCAGGGTCTGGACCGGGCCATCTCGACGGCGGGCGGGGTCCGGCTGGAGGGTCTGGATCCCTCCCTGATGACGGTGGCCCGGCCGGGCGTGTTCGTGGCGGGCGAGATGATCGACTGGGAGGCACCCACGGGGGGCTATCTGCTGCAGGCCAGCCTCGCTTCCGGCGTCGTCGCCGCCGAGGGCGCTCTGCGGTGGCGGGCGTCGCAAACGCCGGATATGAGCCCCGCATGA
- the greA gene encoding transcription elongation factor GreA: protein MSVAFTREEDLEATAADLPDRPVSPHANLVTPQGLAAIDDALAQARAAYGAAQASGSIEADRTAMARATRDLRYWSARRANAQVVETAAEGRVRFGGSVTIEREDGRTQTWRIVGEDEADPANGSVSHVSPLARALTGKGVGDEAVVAGQAVDIIAVD from the coding sequence ATGAGTGTCGCCTTCACCCGCGAGGAGGATCTGGAGGCCACGGCCGCCGATCTGCCCGACCGCCCCGTGTCCCCCCATGCCAATCTGGTGACGCCCCAGGGCCTCGCCGCGATCGACGACGCCCTGGCCCAGGCGCGCGCGGCCTATGGCGCGGCCCAGGCATCCGGCTCGATCGAGGCTGACCGGACGGCCATGGCCCGGGCGACGCGCGACCTGCGCTACTGGTCCGCGCGGCGCGCCAATGCCCAGGTCGTCGAGACCGCCGCGGAGGGCCGCGTCCGCTTCGGGGGATCGGTCACCATCGAGCGCGAGGACGGCCGCACCCAGACCTGGCGCATCGTCGGCGAGGACGAGGCGGACCCGGCGAACGGCTCCGTCAGCCATGTCTCCCCCCTCGCCCGCGCCCTCACCGGCAAGGGGGTCGGGGACGAGGCGGTGGTCGCCGGACAGGCTGTGGACATCATCGCGGTGGACTGA
- a CDS encoding PPC domain-containing protein, with protein sequence MERSGRGTSGRLLAFIAALAAALTAAPAGSQIRSGPGEASDPDTEARAITQIVTAAEVADWARDRGDAEAMLVASRMMAEIHNRARNGDAPFVTSSILLDEAEALAADDPYILQRIQRLRSPDKGVRSSPFGPGPIVLVRRLRARETYSFTVEARRNEVLRVAAIGDGDTNIDLTIRDSAGVVVCNDGSRDHYPVCTLNRPQPGTLRVEVVNRGGVWSRVQILTN encoded by the coding sequence ATGGAACGATCCGGTCGGGGGACTTCGGGACGACTCCTTGCGTTCATCGCTGCCCTGGCCGCCGCGCTGACCGCCGCCCCGGCCGGGTCCCAGATCCGGTCGGGGCCAGGCGAGGCCTCCGATCCCGACACCGAGGCCCGCGCCATCACCCAGATCGTCACGGCGGCGGAAGTCGCGGACTGGGCGCGCGACCGTGGCGACGCCGAGGCCATGCTGGTCGCGTCGCGCATGATGGCCGAGATCCACAACCGCGCCCGCAACGGCGACGCGCCCTTCGTAACCTCCTCGATCCTGCTGGACGAGGCCGAGGCCCTGGCGGCCGACGACCCCTACATCCTGCAGCGGATCCAGCGGCTGCGGTCACCCGACAAGGGGGTACGGTCCTCGCCCTTCGGACCCGGCCCCATCGTGCTGGTGCGGCGCCTCAGGGCGCGTGAGACCTACAGCTTCACCGTCGAGGCGCGGCGCAACGAGGTCCTGCGGGTGGCAGCCATCGGCGACGGCGACACCAACATCGACCTGACCATCCGCGATTCAGCCGGCGTCGTCGTGTGCAACGACGGATCGCGCGACCACTATCCCGTCTGCACCCTGAACCGGCCCCAGCCCGGCACGCTGAGGGTCGAGGTGGTCAATCGCGGCGGGGTGTGGTCGCGCGTGCAGATCCTGACGAACTGA
- a CDS encoding DUF1223 domain-containing protein, with product MHARGFIIAGLAALIGAGAVGSSAQPVGPRPAVRNIRPVEPVVVELFTAQGCSGCTEANRVVEALADAPGVIALTWSVDYWDYLGWADTFARPEFAQRQRAYQSALRLRSVYTPQVVIDGRRQVSGADADAVDAAIDEEAARRVFPPDVQFRENGEAVGVGSGRVPVGGADVWAVTYRPGRQDVSVSGGDNRGRVIGSVNVVRSLTRLGAWRGQPILLTLPTPADAQDRTVVLVQARADRRILTAALSQD from the coding sequence ATGCACGCACGGGGCTTCATCATCGCCGGCCTGGCCGCCCTGATCGGGGCCGGCGCGGTCGGATCGTCCGCGCAACCGGTCGGTCCGCGCCCGGCGGTCCGCAACATCCGGCCCGTCGAGCCGGTCGTGGTCGAGCTGTTCACTGCCCAGGGATGCTCCGGCTGTACGGAGGCCAACCGCGTGGTGGAGGCCCTGGCCGATGCGCCCGGCGTCATCGCCCTGACCTGGTCGGTCGACTACTGGGACTATCTGGGCTGGGCCGATACCTTCGCGCGGCCCGAGTTCGCCCAGCGGCAGAGGGCCTACCAGTCCGCCCTGCGGCTGCGCAGCGTCTATACGCCGCAGGTGGTGATCGACGGTCGCCGTCAGGTCTCCGGGGCCGACGCCGATGCGGTCGATGCCGCCATCGACGAGGAGGCCGCCCGTCGTGTTTTCCCGCCCGACGTCCAGTTCCGCGAGAACGGCGAGGCGGTCGGGGTCGGCAGCGGGCGTGTGCCGGTCGGCGGGGCCGACGTCTGGGCCGTCACCTATCGCCCCGGGCGTCAGGACGTCAGCGTCTCCGGCGGCGACAACCGGGGCCGGGTCATCGGCTCGGTCAATGTGGTTCGCAGCCTGACCCGGCTGGGGGCCTGGCGAGGCCAGCCCATCCTGCTGACCCTGCCCACCCCCGCCGATGCACAGGACCGCACGGTCGTCCTGGTCCAGGCCCGGGCGGATCGGCGAATTCTGACAGCGGCGCTGAGCCAGGACTAG
- a CDS encoding prolyl oligopeptidase family serine peptidase, with protein MRIQSLMAATVLAVFAAPAFAQTPPPHLPADLSPAGVRAADDHLALEEVEGTEAMAFVRAENERSLAALTGDPRYETFRAEAFDILSSTARIPGPSFLGEGIGNFWQDATNPKGLWRRTSLDSYRTDAPVWETLIDVDALSRAEGRDWVWKGANCLAPDETRCLVSLSEGGKDAVVVREFDTTTKAFVDDGFVLPEGKHRLSWLDRDTLLIATDFGPEDGQPTLTESGYPFIVKSLSRGRTLAQATEVYRGEQGDGGYGVSPAVYRNKDGVVEAVLFNRPLDTFRAETWQWVDGRAVRLNLPERVSVQGTMGTQLIFSLDEPWAIPGSTLPAGDLVVATLGRLQQPEITSATNDPQVIFHPGPRQSLQDTTVMSDRIVAVVSDHVVGTLKVFTPETTARGHTTWAATEIAVPANSAVALGDSSRSRGEVFVSSQGFLTPPTLSLADVATGDLAQVKQAPAQFDAATHVVEQFEAASSDGTKIPYFVVHPRNAPADGSTPTVLFGYGGFQVSFPPAYKPELGKLWLENGGAYVVANIRGGGEFGPAWHQAALRENRQLAFDDFAAVARDLSARGIASARHLGIYGRSNGGVLTSVSITQHPELFNAAVIESPLIDMLRYQDLPAGASWIGEYGDPRIPGDAAFIARYSGYQQLRPETDYPRVYITTNTRDDRVHPGHARKFAARLGEQGHDHLYYEETSGGHSNDADPVANARRWARHYVYLSQQLMD; from the coding sequence ATGCGTATCCAATCCCTGATGGCGGCCACGGTGCTTGCGGTCTTCGCCGCCCCCGCGTTCGCCCAGACGCCCCCGCCCCACCTGCCGGCCGACCTGTCGCCCGCGGGCGTCCGCGCCGCGGACGACCATCTGGCGCTGGAGGAGGTCGAGGGGACCGAGGCCATGGCCTTCGTCCGCGCCGAGAACGAGCGGTCGCTGGCGGCCCTGACGGGCGATCCGCGCTACGAGACCTTCCGGGCCGAGGCGTTCGACATCCTGTCGTCCACCGCCCGCATTCCCGGCCCGTCCTTCCTGGGCGAGGGCATCGGCAATTTCTGGCAGGACGCGACCAATCCCAAGGGGCTGTGGCGGCGTACGTCGCTGGACAGCTACCGCACCGACGCGCCCGTCTGGGAAACCCTGATCGACGTCGACGCCCTGTCGAGGGCCGAGGGCCGGGACTGGGTCTGGAAGGGCGCGAACTGCCTGGCCCCGGACGAGACCCGCTGCCTGGTCTCCCTGTCCGAGGGCGGCAAGGACGCGGTCGTGGTGCGCGAGTTCGACACGACGACCAAGGCCTTCGTCGACGACGGCTTCGTCCTGCCCGAAGGCAAGCACCGGCTCAGCTGGCTGGATCGCGATACCCTGCTGATCGCCACCGATTTCGGGCCGGAGGACGGGCAGCCCACCCTGACCGAGAGCGGCTATCCCTTCATCGTCAAATCCCTGTCGCGCGGCCGGACCCTGGCCCAGGCGACCGAGGTCTATCGCGGCGAGCAGGGCGACGGCGGCTATGGCGTCAGTCCGGCCGTCTATCGCAACAAGGACGGCGTGGTCGAGGCGGTGCTGTTCAACCGTCCGCTGGACACCTTCCGCGCCGAGACCTGGCAGTGGGTCGACGGGCGCGCGGTGCGGCTGAACCTGCCCGAACGGGTGTCGGTGCAGGGCACGATGGGCACGCAGCTGATCTTCTCGCTGGACGAGCCCTGGGCCATCCCCGGAAGCACCCTGCCCGCAGGCGACCTCGTCGTCGCGACGCTGGGTCGGCTGCAACAGCCGGAGATAACCTCCGCCACCAACGACCCCCAGGTGATCTTCCACCCCGGCCCACGCCAGTCGCTGCAGGACACGACGGTGATGTCGGACCGCATCGTGGCGGTGGTGTCCGACCACGTGGTCGGCACGCTGAAGGTCTTCACGCCCGAAACGACGGCGCGCGGCCACACGACCTGGGCCGCCACCGAGATCGCCGTGCCCGCCAACAGCGCCGTGGCGCTGGGCGACAGCTCCCGCTCGCGCGGCGAGGTCTTCGTCTCGAGCCAGGGCTTCCTGACCCCGCCGACGCTGAGCCTGGCCGACGTCGCGACCGGCGACCTGGCCCAGGTCAAACAGGCCCCGGCCCAGTTCGACGCCGCGACCCACGTCGTCGAACAGTTCGAGGCGGCCTCCAGCGACGGGACGAAGATCCCCTATTTCGTCGTCCATCCCCGGAACGCCCCCGCCGACGGCTCCACCCCGACGGTCCTGTTCGGATACGGCGGCTTCCAGGTCAGTTTCCCGCCCGCCTACAAGCCCGAACTGGGCAAGCTGTGGCTGGAGAACGGCGGGGCCTATGTGGTCGCCAACATCCGCGGTGGGGGCGAGTTCGGCCCGGCCTGGCACCAGGCGGCGCTGCGCGAGAACCGTCAGCTGGCCTTCGACGACTTCGCCGCCGTGGCGCGTGACCTGTCGGCCCGCGGCATCGCCTCGGCCCGGCACCTGGGCATCTACGGCCGCTCGAACGGCGGCGTCCTGACCTCGGTGTCGATCACCCAGCACCCGGAGCTGTTCAACGCGGCGGTGATCGAAAGCCCCCTGATCGACATGCTGCGCTATCAGGACCTGCCGGCGGGCGCGTCATGGATCGGCGAATACGGCGACCCGCGCATTCCCGGCGACGCCGCCTTCATCGCCCGGTACTCCGGCTATCAGCAGCTGCGGCCCGAGACCGACTATCCGCGCGTCTACATCACCACCAACACCCGCGACGACCGGGTCCATCCGGGTCATGCGCGCAAATTCGCCGCCCGCCTGGGCGAGCAGGGCCACGACCACCTCTATTACGAGGAGACCTCGGGCGGTCACTCCAACGACGCCGATCCGGTCGCCAACGCCCGCCGCTGGGCCCGTCACTACGTCTATCTGAGCCAGCAGCTGATGGACTGA